A genomic window from Pseudomonas alcaligenes includes:
- a CDS encoding HlyC/CorC family transporter, which translates to MAELHPGFLLGLLAFLIICSAFFSSSETGIISLNRYRLRHKAREGHRGAKRASALLSRPDRLLGTILIGNNFVNILASAIATVLAMQIWGEAGIAIATVALTIILLIFGEITPKTLAALRPEAIAYPASLPLQVLLKLFYPLVVALNAISNLLLRLFGIDPSSRSSDSLTTEELRSVVRESAHALPESRQNMLLGVLDLETVSVNDIMIPRNEIIGIDLEQPIERIVELLQNTRHTRLPVYRQDINQIEGMVHMRQLARRLAHDQMTHELLLQVCQPAYFVPENTPLATQLLNFQKEKRRLGLVVDEYGDIQGLITLEDVLEEIVGDLSGQDQQQHADIQPQDDGSQIIDGSASIRELNKLLGWHLPSEGPKTLNGLVTEALESIPDSPVCLKIGPYRLEILESGDNRVKSVRIWQGRLNRATA; encoded by the coding sequence GTGGCCGAACTCCACCCTGGCTTCCTGCTGGGCCTGCTCGCCTTCCTGATCATCTGCTCGGCGTTCTTCTCCAGCTCCGAGACCGGCATCATCAGCCTCAACCGCTATCGCCTGCGGCACAAGGCACGCGAGGGACACCGCGGCGCCAAACGCGCCAGCGCCCTGCTGAGCCGCCCGGACCGCCTGCTCGGTACCATTCTGATCGGCAACAACTTCGTCAACATCCTCGCCTCGGCCATCGCCACCGTGCTGGCCATGCAGATCTGGGGCGAGGCCGGCATCGCCATCGCCACCGTGGCGCTGACCATCATCCTGCTGATCTTCGGCGAGATCACGCCCAAGACCCTGGCCGCGCTGCGCCCGGAAGCCATCGCCTACCCCGCCAGCCTGCCGCTGCAGGTGCTGCTCAAGCTGTTCTATCCGCTGGTGGTGGCGCTCAACGCCATCAGCAACCTGCTGCTGCGCCTGTTCGGCATCGACCCCAGCAGCCGCAGCAGTGACAGCCTGACCACCGAGGAACTGCGCAGCGTGGTACGCGAGTCCGCCCACGCCCTGCCGGAGAGCCGGCAGAACATGCTGCTCGGCGTGCTCGACCTGGAAACCGTGTCGGTCAACGACATCATGATCCCGCGCAACGAGATCATCGGCATCGATCTGGAACAGCCGATCGAGCGCATCGTCGAGCTGCTGCAGAACACCCGCCACACCCGCCTGCCGGTGTACCGCCAGGACATCAACCAGATCGAGGGCATGGTGCACATGCGCCAGCTGGCGCGCCGCCTGGCCCATGACCAGATGACCCACGAGCTGCTGCTGCAGGTCTGCCAGCCCGCCTATTTCGTGCCGGAAAACACCCCGCTGGCCACTCAGCTGCTGAATTTCCAGAAGGAAAAGCGCCGCCTCGGCCTGGTGGTCGACGAATACGGCGACATCCAGGGGCTGATCACCCTGGAGGACGTGCTGGAAGAAATCGTCGGCGACCTCAGCGGCCAGGATCAGCAGCAGCACGCCGATATCCAGCCCCAGGACGATGGCAGCCAGATCATCGACGGCAGCGCCAGCATCCGTGAGCTGAACAAGCTGCTCGGCTGGCATCTGCCCAGCGAGGGCCCGAAGACCCTCAACGGCCTGGTCACCGAGGCCCTGGAAAGCATCCCGGACAGCCCGGTGTGCCTGAAGATCGGCCCCTACCGCCTGGAAATCCTCGAATCCGGCGACAACCGGGTGAAGAGCGTGCGCATCTGGCAGGGCCGGCTCAATCGAGCGACGGCCTGA
- a CDS encoding SGNH/GDSL hydrolase family protein: MSRLRAGLWWGLALASLPLALPLALHTRRTALRLPPAAGAQSGLAGAGLVGAPLRLLLIGESTVAGVGVEAQEAALAGQLAQALATRLQRPVAWRACGENGITAGEAYERLLPLALSEPADLVLLVFGVNDTTHLSSLARWEDSLRALSRALSARGERVVFTGVPPIQHFSALPWLLRRLLGLRAALLDAELRRISAQEGAQYARLELEFAEEYLARDGYHPSALGYRVWGEGLAERLRPSLD, encoded by the coding sequence GTGAGCCGCCTGCGCGCCGGACTGTGGTGGGGCCTGGCGCTCGCCTCATTGCCGCTGGCCTTACCGCTGGCGCTGCACACCCGGCGCACCGCGTTGCGCCTGCCGCCCGCCGCCGGGGCGCAGAGCGGCCTGGCGGGCGCGGGGCTGGTCGGTGCGCCGCTGCGCCTGCTGCTGATCGGCGAATCCACGGTCGCCGGCGTCGGCGTCGAGGCCCAGGAGGCGGCGCTGGCCGGCCAGCTGGCCCAGGCCCTGGCGACGCGCCTGCAGCGCCCGGTGGCCTGGCGCGCCTGCGGCGAGAACGGCATCACCGCGGGCGAGGCCTACGAGCGCCTGTTGCCGCTGGCGCTCAGCGAGCCGGCGGACCTGGTGCTGCTGGTGTTCGGCGTCAACGACACCACCCACCTGAGTTCGCTGGCGCGCTGGGAAGACTCGCTGCGTGCGCTCAGTCGGGCTTTGAGTGCGCGCGGGGAGCGGGTGGTGTTCACTGGCGTGCCGCCGATCCAGCACTTCAGCGCCTTGCCCTGGCTGCTGCGGCGTCTGCTGGGGCTGCGTGCGGCCTTGCTGGATGCCGAGTTGCGCCGCATCAGTGCGCAGGAAGGCGCGCAGTATGCGCGGCTGGAGCTGGAGTTCGCCGAGGAGTACCTGGCGCGCGACGGCTATCACCCGTCGGCGCTGGGTTACCGGGTGTGGGGCGAGGGCCTGGCCGAGCGGCTCAGGCCGTCGCTCGATTGA
- the purT gene encoding formate-dependent phosphoribosylglycinamide formyltransferase has translation MPRIGTPLSPTATRVLLCGSGELGKEVVIELQRLGCEVIAVDRYANAPAMQVAHRSHVLSMLDGAALRAVIEAEQPHYIVPEIEAIATDTLVELEAEGFTVVPTARAARLTMNREGIRRLAAEELGLPTSPYHFADTFEAYVEAVKAVGYPCVVKPIMSSSGKGQSVLKSDADLRSAWDYAQEGGRAGKGRVIVEGFIDFDYEITLLTVRHVGGTSFCAPVGHRQVKGDYHESWQPQAMSAKALAESERVALAVTEALGGRGLFGVELFIKGDQVWFSEVSPRPHDTGLVTLISQDLSEFALHARAILGLPIPAIRQFGPSASSVILVEGTSQQVAFANLGAALAEPDTALRLFGKPEVDGQRRMGVTLARDESIEAARAKAVRASEAVKVEL, from the coding sequence ATGCCCCGTATCGGCACCCCCTTGTCGCCCACCGCGACCCGCGTCCTGCTCTGTGGCTCCGGCGAGTTGGGCAAGGAAGTGGTGATCGAGCTGCAGCGCCTGGGCTGCGAAGTGATCGCCGTCGACCGCTACGCCAATGCCCCGGCCATGCAGGTGGCGCACCGCAGCCATGTGCTCAGCATGCTCGACGGCGCCGCCCTGCGCGCGGTGATCGAGGCGGAGCAGCCGCACTACATAGTCCCGGAGATCGAGGCCATCGCCACCGACACCCTGGTCGAGCTGGAAGCCGAGGGCTTCACCGTGGTGCCCACCGCCCGCGCCGCCAGGCTGACCATGAACCGCGAGGGCATCCGCCGCCTGGCCGCCGAGGAGCTGGGCCTGCCGACTTCGCCCTATCACTTCGCCGACACCTTCGAGGCCTATGTCGAGGCGGTGAAAGCGGTCGGCTACCCCTGTGTGGTCAAGCCGATCATGAGCTCCTCCGGCAAGGGCCAGAGCGTGCTGAAGAGTGACGCCGATCTGCGTTCTGCCTGGGACTACGCCCAGGAAGGCGGGCGAGCCGGCAAGGGTAGAGTGATAGTGGAAGGCTTTATCGATTTCGACTACGAGATCACCCTGCTCACCGTGCGCCACGTCGGCGGCACCTCGTTCTGCGCGCCGGTCGGCCATCGCCAGGTCAAGGGCGACTACCACGAGTCCTGGCAGCCGCAGGCGATGAGCGCCAAGGCCTTGGCCGAGTCCGAGCGGGTGGCCCTCGCCGTCACCGAGGCCCTCGGTGGCCGTGGCCTGTTCGGCGTGGAGCTGTTCATCAAGGGCGACCAGGTGTGGTTCAGTGAAGTCTCGCCACGTCCGCACGACACCGGTTTGGTCACCCTGATCTCCCAGGACCTCTCCGAGTTCGCCCTGCACGCGCGAGCCATTCTCGGCCTGCCGATCCCGGCGATCCGCCAGTTCGGCCCCTCGGCCTCCTCGGTGATCCTGGTGGAAGGCACCTCGCAGCAGGTGGCCTTCGCTAACCTCGGTGCCGCCCTGGCCGAGCCGGACACCGCGCTGCGTCTGTTCGGCAAGCCGGAGGTGGACGGCCAGCGGCGCATGGGCGTGACCCTGGCCCGCGACGAAAGCATCGAGGCGGCTCGGGCCAAGGCGGTGCGCGCGTCCGAGGCGGTCAAGGTCGAGCTGTGA
- a CDS encoding DUF1289 domain-containing protein → MSDERPVKSPCVSVCALDEQDICIGCQRTAAEITLWGRMSNDERREVLQRCAERTRAAGQFLQQPARP, encoded by the coding sequence GTGAGCGACGAGCGCCCGGTCAAGTCGCCCTGCGTCAGCGTCTGCGCGCTGGACGAGCAGGACATCTGCATCGGCTGCCAGCGCACGGCGGCCGAGATCACCCTGTGGGGGCGCATGAGCAACGACGAGCGGCGCGAGGTGCTGCAGCGCTGCGCCGAGCGTACCCGCGCCGCTGGCCAGTTCCTGCAGCAGCCCGCGCGCCCCTGA
- a CDS encoding gamma carbonic anhydrase family protein — protein MKYRLGDARVEAHPESWIAPTAAVIGKVRLDKGASVWFGAVLRGDNELIHIGENSNVQDGSVMHTDMGFPLTLGKGVTVGHNVMMHGCTVDDYSLIGINAVILNGARIGKYCIIGANSLIPEGKVIPDGSLVMGSPGKVVRELTEQQKKMLEGSAAHYVHNAQRYARDLAEDEA, from the coding sequence ATGAAGTACCGCCTGGGTGACGCACGCGTCGAGGCCCATCCCGAGAGCTGGATCGCGCCGACTGCCGCGGTGATCGGCAAGGTGCGCCTGGACAAGGGCGCCAGCGTCTGGTTCGGCGCCGTGTTGCGCGGCGACAACGAGCTGATCCACATCGGCGAGAACAGCAACGTGCAGGACGGCAGCGTGATGCACACCGACATGGGCTTCCCGCTGACCCTCGGCAAGGGTGTCACCGTCGGCCACAACGTGATGATGCACGGCTGCACGGTGGACGATTACAGCCTGATCGGCATCAACGCGGTGATCCTCAACGGCGCCCGGATCGGCAAGTACTGCATCATCGGCGCCAACAGCCTGATCCCCGAGGGCAAGGTGATCCCCGACGGCAGCCTGGTGATGGGCAGCCCGGGCAAGGTGGTGCGCGAGCTCACCGAGCAGCAGAAGAAGATGCTCGAAGGCAGCGCCGCCCACTACGTGCACAACGCCCAGCGCTACGCCCGCGACCTGGCCGAGGACGAAGCGTGA
- a CDS encoding CoA pyrophosphatase: MLDELLQRVRGHSPRILETDRQHPQAAVLVPLTRSDDPELVLTLRASGLSTHGGEVAFPGGRRDATDPDLAFTALREAEEEVGLPPGLVEIVGPLSPLVSRFGIHVTPYVGVVPDYVEYRANDDEIASVFSVPLRFFLETPREVTHRIDYEGRSWYVPCYHYDNYKIWGLTAVMIVELVNVAFGAGIDLTQPPQPSVRVIKV, encoded by the coding sequence ATGCTCGACGAGCTCCTGCAGCGCGTGCGCGGCCACAGTCCACGCATCCTGGAGACCGACCGGCAGCACCCGCAGGCGGCCGTGCTGGTGCCGCTGACCCGCAGCGACGACCCGGAGCTGGTGCTGACCCTGCGCGCCAGCGGCCTGTCCACCCACGGTGGCGAGGTGGCCTTCCCCGGCGGCCGCCGTGATGCCACCGACCCCGACCTGGCCTTCACCGCCCTGCGCGAGGCGGAGGAGGAGGTGGGCCTGCCGCCCGGCCTGGTGGAGATCGTCGGCCCGCTCAGCCCGCTGGTGTCGCGCTTCGGCATCCATGTCACGCCCTATGTCGGGGTGGTGCCGGACTATGTCGAGTACCGCGCCAACGACGACGAGATCGCCTCGGTGTTCTCGGTGCCGCTGCGCTTCTTCCTGGAGACCCCGCGCGAGGTCACCCACCGCATCGACTACGAGGGGCGCAGCTGGTATGTGCCCTGCTATCACTACGACAACTACAAGATCTGGGGCCTGACGGCGGTGATGATCGTCGAACTGGTCAATGTCGCCTTCGGCGCCGGCATCGACCTGACGCAGCCGCCGCAGCCGTCGGTCCGGGTCATCAAGGTCTGA
- a CDS encoding NUDIX hydrolase, translated as MKFCSQCGGPVEQRIPQGDNRLRFVCPQCQTVHYQNPRIVAGCLPVWGEQVLLCRRAIEPRRGFWTLPAGFMENGETMAEAAMRETDEEACARVRDLHLYTLFDLPHISQLYVFFRAELIDLDFRAGEESLDVQLFHEHEIPWQELAFPTVGRTLRCYFADRREQRYPIRNEGIAPLRPHSR; from the coding sequence ATGAAATTCTGCAGCCAGTGCGGTGGTCCGGTGGAGCAGCGCATTCCCCAGGGCGACAATCGCCTGCGCTTCGTCTGCCCGCAGTGCCAGACCGTCCACTACCAGAACCCGCGCATCGTCGCTGGCTGCCTGCCGGTGTGGGGCGAGCAGGTGCTGCTGTGCCGCCGCGCCATCGAGCCACGGCGTGGCTTCTGGACGCTGCCGGCCGGCTTCATGGAGAACGGCGAGACCATGGCCGAGGCGGCCATGCGCGAGACCGACGAGGAAGCCTGCGCACGGGTGCGCGACCTGCACCTCTACACCCTGTTCGACCTGCCGCACATCAGCCAGCTCTATGTGTTCTTCCGCGCCGAACTGATCGACCTGGACTTCCGCGCCGGCGAGGAGAGCCTCGACGTGCAACTGTTCCACGAGCACGAGATCCCCTGGCAGGAACTGGCCTTCCCCACCGTCGGGCGCACCCTCAGGTGCTACTTCGCCGACCGCCGCGAGCAGCGCTATCCGATCCGCAACGAGGGCATCGCGCCACTGCGCCCACACAGCCGATGA
- a CDS encoding DUF2789 family protein has protein sequence MDTSEHSLSGLFKQLGLPAGRAEIEAFLREHRLAEGQALPRAPFWNRAQAQFLSEALEEDSDWAELADELALLLSP, from the coding sequence ATGGATACCAGCGAACACAGTCTCAGCGGCCTGTTCAAGCAGCTCGGCCTGCCAGCCGGCAGGGCCGAGATCGAAGCTTTCCTGCGCGAGCACCGCCTGGCCGAGGGCCAGGCTCTGCCCAGGGCCCCCTTCTGGAACAGGGCCCAGGCGCAGTTTCTCAGCGAAGCGCTGGAGGAGGATTCGGACTGGGCGGAGCTGGCCGACGAACTGGCGCTGCTGCTATCGCCGTGA
- a CDS encoding murein L,D-transpeptidase family protein: MRWLLALFCCTLIGLAQASTAPTLRGKAVDKVLVVKSERKLHLMGRGEVLKSYRISLGKQPTGAKVREGDLRTPEGFYWIDWRKTSEKFNLSMHISYPNARDAANARKQGVPAGGMIMIHGTPLDDEYPEWFFSTLDWTEGCIAMRNADMREVWNLVQDGTLIEIRP; the protein is encoded by the coding sequence ATGCGCTGGCTGCTCGCCCTATTCTGCTGCACCCTCATCGGCCTCGCCCAGGCCTCGACCGCGCCGACGCTCCGCGGCAAGGCCGTGGACAAGGTGCTGGTGGTCAAATCCGAGCGCAAGCTGCACCTGATGGGGCGCGGCGAGGTCCTCAAGTCCTACCGCATCTCCCTCGGCAAGCAGCCCACCGGCGCCAAGGTGCGTGAAGGCGACCTGCGCACTCCGGAAGGTTTCTACTGGATCGACTGGCGCAAGACCAGCGAGAAATTCAACCTGTCCATGCACATCTCCTACCCCAACGCCCGCGATGCTGCCAACGCGCGCAAGCAGGGCGTGCCCGCCGGCGGCATGATCATGATCCACGGCACCCCGCTGGACGATGAGTATCCCGAGTGGTTCTTCAGCACCCTGGACTGGACCGAAGGCTGCATCGCCATGCGCAACGCCGACATGCGCGAGGTGTGGAACCTGGTGCAGGACGGCACGCTGATCGAGATCCGCCCCTGA
- a CDS encoding MarR family winged helix-turn-helix transcriptional regulator — protein MKQPQSCAALQLDNQLCFALHSTSLLMTKAYKPMLQGIGLTYPQYLAMLVLWEGDGITVGEISARLLTDPGSLTPLLKRLEAEGLITRTRSSADERVVELRLTDKGRNLQQEAERFPACILEASGMTLEQIGALKEQIVALRDQLQKSA, from the coding sequence ATGAAACAGCCGCAATCCTGTGCTGCCCTGCAGCTGGACAACCAGCTGTGCTTCGCCCTGCACTCCACCTCCCTGCTGATGACCAAGGCCTACAAGCCCATGCTGCAGGGCATCGGCCTGACCTACCCGCAGTACCTGGCCATGCTGGTGTTATGGGAAGGCGACGGCATCACCGTGGGCGAGATCAGCGCGCGCCTGCTCACCGATCCCGGCTCCCTTACCCCCCTGCTCAAGCGCCTGGAAGCCGAAGGTCTGATCACCCGCACCCGCAGCAGCGCCGACGAGCGCGTGGTGGAGCTGCGTCTGACCGACAAGGGCCGCAACCTGCAGCAGGAGGCCGAGCGCTTCCCCGCCTGCATACTCGAAGCCAGCGGCATGACCCTGGAGCAGATCGGCGCCCTCAAGGAGCAGATAGTCGCCCTGCGCGACCAGCTGCAGAAGTCCGCCTGA
- a CDS encoding organic hydroperoxide resistance protein, with translation MQTIKALYTATATATGGRDGRAVSSDGFLDVKLTTPRELGGAGGEATNPEQLFAAGYSACFIGALKFVASQKKQAFPADASITGKVGIGQIPGGFGLEVELNISLPGIDRAVAEELVAAAHQVCPYSNATRGNIDVRLNVAV, from the coding sequence ATGCAAACCATCAAAGCCCTCTACACCGCCACCGCCACCGCCACCGGGGGCCGCGACGGCCGCGCCGTTTCTTCCGACGGCTTCCTCGACGTCAAGCTGACCACTCCGCGCGAACTGGGCGGCGCCGGCGGCGAAGCCACCAACCCCGAGCAGCTGTTCGCCGCCGGCTACTCCGCCTGCTTCATCGGCGCCCTGAAGTTCGTCGCCAGCCAGAAGAAGCAGGCCTTCCCGGCCGACGCCTCGATCACCGGCAAGGTCGGCATCGGCCAGATCCCCGGCGGCTTCGGCCTGGAAGTGGAGCTGAACATCAGCCTGCCGGGCATCGACCGCGCCGTCGCCGAAGAGCTGGTCGCCGCCGCTCACCAGGTCTGCCCTTACTCCAACGCCACCCGCGGCAACATCGACGTGCGCCTGAACGTCGCCGTCTGA
- a CDS encoding alpha/beta hydrolase yields MKNVSKLLSGAVLAAAIGNAFAAGSPGVEHNTQAFLQALEAGGGQPLETLSPQDARAVLVGAQASVKVDLSGVTVSEKTIEASGQSIPLTIVRPEGAKGELPVFMFFHGGGWVLGDYPTHARLIRDLVVNSGAVAVYVGYTPSPEAKYPTAIDQAFAATQWVGEHGKDINVDSSRLAVAGNSVGGNMAAVVALKAKEAGTPKLRFQLLLWPVTDASFDNASYNQFAEGHFLTRNMMKWFWDSYTTDPKQRAERFASPLRATSEQLKGLPPTLIQTAEFDVLRDEGESYARKLDAAGVTVTAVRYNGMIHDYGLLNPLAHIPAVQAALRQAGAELKQHLQ; encoded by the coding sequence ATGAAAAACGTCAGCAAACTGCTTTCCGGCGCTGTTCTCGCAGCCGCCATCGGTAACGCCTTCGCCGCCGGCAGCCCCGGCGTGGAACACAACACCCAGGCCTTCCTCCAGGCCCTGGAAGCCGGCGGCGGCCAGCCGCTGGAAACCCTCAGCCCGCAGGATGCCCGCGCCGTGCTGGTCGGCGCCCAGGCCTCGGTCAAGGTCGATTTGTCCGGCGTGACCGTCAGCGAGAAGACCATCGAAGCTTCCGGCCAGTCGATCCCGCTGACCATCGTCCGCCCCGAAGGTGCGAAGGGCGAGCTGCCGGTGTTCATGTTCTTCCACGGCGGCGGCTGGGTGCTCGGCGACTACCCGACCCACGCCCGCCTGATCCGCGACCTGGTGGTGAACTCCGGCGCCGTGGCCGTCTACGTCGGCTACACGCCGTCGCCGGAAGCCAAGTATCCGACCGCCATCGACCAGGCCTTCGCCGCCACCCAGTGGGTCGGCGAGCACGGCAAGGACATCAATGTGGACAGCTCGCGCCTGGCCGTGGCTGGCAACAGTGTCGGCGGCAATATGGCCGCAGTGGTCGCGCTCAAGGCGAAAGAAGCCGGCACGCCGAAACTGCGCTTCCAGCTGCTGCTGTGGCCGGTGACCGACGCCAGCTTCGATAACGCCTCGTACAACCAGTTCGCCGAGGGCCACTTCCTCACCCGCAATATGATGAAGTGGTTCTGGGACAGCTACACCACCGATCCCAAGCAACGCGCCGAACGCTTCGCCTCGCCGCTGCGGGCCACCAGCGAGCAGCTCAAGGGCCTGCCGCCGACCCTGATCCAGACCGCCGAGTTCGACGTGCTGCGGGACGAGGGCGAGTCCTACGCACGCAAGCTGGATGCCGCCGGCGTCACCGTCACCGCGGTGCGCTACAACGGCATGATCCACGACTACGGCCTGCTCAACCCGCTGGCGCACATCCCGGCCGTGCAGGCCGCCCTGCGCCAGGCCGGCGCCGAGCTCAAGCAGCACCTGCAGTAA
- a CDS encoding NGG1p interacting factor NIF3, translated as MYKFCFYVPEGHLEEVKTAVFAAGAGRIGQYDSCCWQVLGKGQFRPLQGSEPFIGQPGRVEEVAEWKVELVVADELIHDVVKAMKKAHPYETPAFDVWRLSDLQF; from the coding sequence ATGTACAAATTCTGTTTCTACGTGCCGGAAGGCCATCTCGAGGAGGTGAAGACCGCGGTCTTCGCCGCCGGGGCCGGGCGCATCGGTCAGTACGACAGCTGCTGCTGGCAGGTACTGGGCAAGGGCCAGTTCCGACCCTTGCAGGGCAGCGAACCCTTCATCGGCCAGCCTGGGCGGGTGGAAGAGGTGGCGGAGTGGAAGGTCGAGCTGGTGGTGGCCGACGAGCTGATCCACGACGTGGTCAAGGCGATGAAGAAAGCCCATCCCTACGAGACGCCGGCCTTCGATGTGTGGCGGCTGTCCGACCTGCAATTCTGA
- a CDS encoding CDGSH iron-sulfur domain-containing protein: MPDRAGEGVSDPQDPKLPEVRQVNPGETHLLCRCGRSPVLPDCPPGCAQALCLEPVRQQLLLLCRCGLSRRLPYCDGSHSPPTEGLAARWRRFAKGD, encoded by the coding sequence GTGCCCGACAGGGCGGGAGAGGGTGTGTCAGACCCGCAAGATCCCAAGCTTCCCGAAGTCCGCCAGGTCAACCCTGGCGAGACCCATCTGCTGTGCCGCTGCGGGCGCTCGCCCGTGCTTCCCGACTGCCCTCCCGGTTGCGCCCAGGCCCTGTGCCTCGAGCCCGTGCGCCAACAGTTGCTCCTGCTGTGCCGCTGCGGGCTGTCGCGGCGCCTGCCCTATTGCGACGGCAGTCACAGCCCGCCAACCGAGGGTCTGGCGGCGCGCTGGCGACGTTTCGCGAAGGGTGATTAA